The stretch of DNA CATTTAGATGAATAATTTTACCAGATTCAGGTTAAAAATGCATTAAAACTCTAACTCCTTTCTTGAATCACCACAATTGTTGTGGTTTTAGAGTACAAATATCTTAGTCGCGGCAAGGAGTTCAATTGAAATCTCCTTCATCAAAAATATTTATTAGggtaaaaaaataatttcttggTTATGTATAAACTTTTTTATATTAATAAATAGCGTAATGACAAATAAGTTCAAAAATGATTTTAGGCCGCAGGTTTAATCTAACTGTGACACTtaagtattttttaaaattttcttataTAAATTCTTGACATGAAATGAAGAATATTTTTACCTCGTGATATTATTAATTGGTCATACCCTTGAGGGGCCGGCAAAGGGAAAATACACACAATAGTACTTCACTAATTAGCACTAGTCAATACTAATAGAAAGGACACAAAACATTAACTTACCAGGAAAAGTAAAAGTTGACTCTGAAGTCTTTGTAGTTGATCCAAAACTCACgcacaaattaagaaaaataaatagcCCCATTAATTTTCTTCTGAGTAGAGTAATGTTCTTGATTTGTGTAACAAATCATAAGTTTTCTTGCAATggtttctttccttttttatgtTCTATTGTTTCTGTTTCTCTTTCCACTACACAATTTAGCTCAAAATAATGGTAGGGTAGCTACTAGCACTTCTCTTACTGCAACAGATGAAACCACCCCATGGTTTTCACCATCTGGTGATTTTGCATTTGGGTTCCAAAAACTTCAAGATAAAGATCAATTCTTGCTTTGCATATGGTATGCAAACATACGGGAAAACACCATAGTGTGGCATGCAAATATCAGTAATCCAGTGCCACGTGGATCAAGATTACAGCTTGATTCTCAAAATGGTCTCATACTTAGTGATGCACAAGGAAATACAATTTGGAGAACTGATTCGCTTTTTGGTAATattgaccatggatttatgaatgACACTGGAAATTTTGTTATTATGGGAAATGATTCTACTGATCCATTGTGGGAAAGTTTTAGAAACCCAACTGACACTTTGTTGCCAAGTCAAACATTGGAAAGAGGAAGCTTCCTTGTTTCTCAAAGATCAGAAGCTAATTTCTCTCAAGGTATTGTTGAATTCCATCTTTGAAATATTTTCTTGAGCCGAAATTCTATCAAAAATAGCGTATTTACCCCCACAAGGTAAGAGTAAACGCTGTGTACTACActtcccagaccccactcgtGGAAATACAAGTATGTTGTTGTAGTATTGTTGAATtgtgtaatatggccaaattttcatgacatttgccatgacataatatccattataacaaatttgtggttcatgacatttgcacataatatccattataacaaatttatggatcatgacatttgtcatgacataatatccattattaggccaaagatttcttgctataaatagaggagtttctcctcatttgcaaacacaccaattcaagagcttttcactcttgtctttctttctcctcctttatttcattatagagtattttgtatgagagtgagtgttgggaaacacttgtgtgaaccctttctttggagtgatcttgtgaggttattctcttggggtatttagagtatttactctaattttgtactctcttttgtactcttgttggtatagtgaaattgctcatctccgcttgtggacgtaggtcaccttgaccgaaccacgttaaatttgtgtcttctttatattctttaattgccgttattatcaacttccattgtctttgttattgtcattatatcgttgtttggctaaattccgcactacccggatttccgatcctaacaaattggtatcaaagccagatctaaccgggttagtttaaatagccaaaatgactctaacaaagtcttatgttgagaaatttgaccgaagtgcaaattTTGGAacgtggcaattaaagatggaagctatcctaattcaggatggcttagattgggcactgcaaggaaaggagaagatgccggataaaatgacggacgaggagtttgccgtcttagacaaaaaggcaaaagcaggtattattttaaatctttcaaatgaggttttgcgtgaagttgcagcagaaagctcagccaaaggcatatgggaaaagcttaaaatcctatatatgaaaagaatagtagaaaacaggctttacctaaagcaaaaactctacacttttcgtatggctgaaggtacctctatacttactcatcttgatacttttgattctcttcttatggatttaagtaacatagatgctgcaatcaaagatgaggatcaagctgtgttattgcttgtttccttaccccagtcgtttaaacatataagagatactatggtttatggaaaggataatatcttttataaagatatcaaatctattttgaaatcaaaagaacaaatagatagagatattactgggaaaactagtgggaaccaaggggaaggcttgttcataagaggtagatccaataagaaagatttaaatagtgagaaacctaaatcaaggtcaaaatccagatgcAGAAATATCATGtacaaatattgtcataagaaaggtcacattatttatgaatgctttaaattgaaaaacaaagaaaagcatacagaaaagaaaaatgagcacaaaaatactgacactgccgaagcaagtgtagttgctgatgagactgagggaactatttttttagcaactaataatagtttcaaatctaacaatgagtggattttagattcgggttgttcttattaTATGTGTCCCAGTcaggatttatttaccacatataaatctattggaggtggagttgtcttgattggcaacaatgctgcctgcaaagttattggaaaaggtacagtccgactcaaaatgcacgatggtgtggtgagaactctcaccaatgttagacatgttcctgacttgaagaaaaatctcatttctTTGGGCACTcaagaatctcttgggtgcaagtacacaggtgaaggtggagttctgaaaatttttcatggtgctcttgtgatcatgaaagcacgcagatctggtacaTTGTATACTCTTTttggatctactgttacaggtgctgctacagtttcaatatcagataaatcagattctgacatcaccaaattgtgacatatgagtgaaaaaaggtctttccatcctcaacaaaagaggtctcttatgtggccaaagtaccgaaaatatggagttctgtgaacattgtaTGTTCGGGAAACAAAAAAGAGTTAGCTTCAAATCTCCaacgattcatagaacaaaaggtactttgaattacattcattcagatctttggggtccttcacgtaccccatctaaaggtggtgccaggtatatgttaactttcattgatgattattcaaggaaagtttgggtttatttcctgaaaaataaaagtgatattttcttaaattttaaataatggaaagttttgattgagaagcaaacaggaaaacaggttaagcggcttagaacagataatggcttggaattttgtaatgatgaattcaacgaattttgtaAGAAtaaaggaattgctcgacatcgtactgtgagaatgacaccacaacaaaatggtgtggcagaaaggatgaatagaactcttttggaagggctcgttgcatgatttcaaatgctgggttgacaaatgccttttgggcagaagctatctctacagcttgttatattgttaaccgagctccttctgcacctttgaactttaagactccagaggaaatgtggttagatactcctgctaattattctgatttaaagatatttggttgccctgcacacatgcatgtaaatgatagaaaattagagccaagggctaaaaagtgcattttccttgggtatgcatctggggtgaaaggataccgactatggtatcctgatcccatggcaccaaaatttataattagcagagatgtaacctttgatgaatcctctatgttacattctagaaaagagtcttctagttcttgtaatacagataaaggaaagagtacacggAACCAagtggagattgagattggcattccttctgagccaagctcattaactttggagcaaaatacagttgaaactcctgaagttgagacagaagctgaaattcctgaagttgagactcctgaagttgaaccagaagaagaggagtattctatagccaaacatagaccaagaagagaaggtaaacaaccattaaggtttggagattatgttgcatttgctttttcagttgcacagaaaactgaagaaattggagaaccattaAAATATTTAGAAGCAATTTCTGGTGCcgactcagccaagtggctgattgcaatgaatgaataaattgagtctctccacaagaatggtacttggtctcttgtgaagccgccatcagaaaaaagaattgttggttgcaaatgggtcttcaagaaaaaagatggcattccaggggttgaagatgcgaggcataaggcacgattagttgcaaagggctatagtcaggtacaaggagttgattttaatgatattttctcacctgttgttaaacatagttctattcgtgtcttgcttgccttcgttgccatgtatgatttggaattagaacaacttgatgttaagacaactttcttacatggcaaacttgaggaacaaatatacatgcatcaacccgaaggatttgaaattgaaggaaaagaagatcatgtttgctggttgaagaaatccttgtacggattaaagcagtctccaagacaatggtataaaaggtttgattcctttatgttgggtcatggttattcgaggaacatgtgtgatagttgtgtttacttccggaagttaaatgatggttcatttgtgtacctattattatatgttgatgacatgctcattgctgctaaggatttaacagaaattcataacttgaaaagtcagctgaaatgtgaatttgagatgaaagatttgggagcaactaaacaaatccttggcatggagatcaaaagagatagaaaagccaacaggctatttctgacccagaagaagtacttggagaaagtcttggagaggtttggcatgaaagatgctaaaccagttagtacccctcttgctgctcattttaagttatcagctgctcagtccccgcagtcagaggaaAAAGAGAGGTACATGACATATGTTCCTTATTCCAGtacagtcggcagtattatgtatgcaatggtttgtacacgtccagacatttcacaagcagtgagcgtggtaagccgatatatggcttgccctggtaaaacatattggcatgctgtgaaatggattctcagatacttgcgaggtacttcaaacacatgtttggagtttgggagaaatactaacactttggttggttttgtagactcagattatgcaggtgatcttgacaaaagaagattactgacaggctatgtattttgcatcgggggttgcgctattagttgaaaagctacattacaacatgtagtagctttatctactaccgaagcagaatatatggcagtgaccgaggcgatcaaagaagctttatggttgaagggtctatttgcggaactcagtttacaccaatgtggtattaccattttctgtgatagtcaaagtgctattcacttgactaaagatcaaatatatcatgagaggacgaagcacatttatataaagtatcatttcatccgagaaaccattgctgaaagaaaagtctctgttcagaagatcaacactagagacaatcttgctgacatgttcacaaaacctcttccagtgtccaagttcaagctacttgattggcatttatgaataATGATTTTTCCCATTGGGGGTTTTTTTCgcagagaaggtggagcaaatttactatatataagccgaaattagaccaaggtggagatttgtaatatggccaaattttcatgacatttgccatgacataatatccattataacaaatttgtggttcatgacatttgccatgacataatatccattataacaaatttgtggatcatgatatttgccatgacataatatccattattaggccaaagatttcttgctataaatagatgagtttctcctcatttgcaaacacaccaattcaagagtttttcactcttgtctttctttctcctcctttatttcattatagagtattttgtaagagagtgagtgttgggaaacacttgtgtgaaccctttctttggagtgatattgtgaggttattctcttggggtatttgggattaattagagtatttacccTAATTTTGTActttcttttgtactcttgttggttagtgaaattgctcatctctgcttgtggacgtaggtcaccttgaccgaaccacgttaaatttgtgtcttctttatattctttaattaccgttattatcaacttctattgtctttgttattgtcattataccgttgtttggctaaattccgcactatccggattcccgatcctaacaaattgtgTGACTGACTCATTTTAATTGTTTAATTATATAATGTGTCAACATGGTATATGTATTACGAGAATCATCATGACTAATTGGTTAGTTTTTTACTGGCTGCCAGTCTACTGCAATCCTCTTCCTTTATCCGAACTTGAGACCGGTGGAGTTAGGAATATGTTTTAGTCATGTCAGTATATTTACTTTAGATCCTATGCTTTTTAGGAGTATCTTAGCCTCACTTGAGGTTTTCATTCCAGTAGAGAATATAGAGTTCTAGTACTTTTCGTTTATAATGGCCTGAGATGAAATTTAAATGAAGAACATGGCCAGTGAGGATTGATATAGCCGACTCTACTTGTTTGAGATAGAGGCGTAGTTGTAGTTGTATGTCTCAACGCGCCCCTCATGTCTGGGCCTGATTTTTTCCCTCGTTAGACAGACAATTAACTGTTAGAGCGATAATGAGTTTAACGTTTTAATTATATTATGTCTCAACAGGTAGATTTTATCTTCGCATGATTGATAATGGGAATTTGATACTTGTTACACAAAGTGTGCCTTCCAATTCAGATTATGATGATGCGTACTATAACAGTCAAACTTTTGACGAAACAAATGTAACCAATTCTGGTGATAAATTGGTTTTTGAAGAGAATGGCATGATGTATGTATTGAAGAGAAACAATCAAAGGCAATTTCTTACTCCCAGATCCATCCCTTCAGCTTCGGAAAATTATCACCGCGTGACACTTAACTTTGATGGAGTTCTCACTCATTATTATCGCTCGAGGAGTTCTAATAGAAGTGGCTGGAATATTTTATGGTCTCAACCAGATAATATATGTTTCAATATTTTTGGAGGAGGAATAGGGGCTTGTGGATACAATAATGTGTGCAATCTTGGTACAAACAAAAGACCAGTTTGTAACTGTCCTAAAGGATATTCACTACTTGATCCAAATGATACTTATGGCAACTGCAAACCAGATTCTGCTGTAAGTTGTGATGAAGTTGGGAGGGGTTCACCTGAAGATTTGTACAGTTTTATCACGGTTCGTGATACTGATTGGCCAACATCTGACTTTCAGAAGCTTAGCCCTTCTACTGAACAAGACTGCCAACGTTTCTGTTTGAATGATTGTTTTTGTGCTGTTGCCATTTATAGAAGCGATAGCTGCTGGAAAAAGAAGCTGCCACTCTGGAATGGGAGAATAGACACCAGTCTGAATGCGAAAGCGTTTATTAAAATAAGGAAAGGTGGTGTTCCTCCTCTAAGTCCTGGCCTTCCAAATCCAGGATCACGCCAAAGCAAGAATTGGCGAAATTGGGCAGTTGTGTCGTCCACACTCTTAGGTAGCTCTGTGTTGGTGAATGTTGTCTTTATTGGTGTATTTTGTTGGGGATTCTTCCATGTTTACAAAAAGAAAGCCAAGACATTTCGTCCTGCAAGTCATGTACCTGACTCCATTTGTCATAGTTTTACATACAAAGAACTTGTCGAAGCCACAAACGAGTTCAAGGATGAGCTAGGCAGGGGTGCCTTTGGGATTGTTTACAAAGGGGTAATGCCAATCTGTTCAAGAAACGTTGTTGCTGTAAAGAAGCTGGATAGAGTTGCTCACGAGACAGAGAAGGAATTCATGAATGAAGTAAA from Nicotiana tomentosiformis chromosome 11, ASM39032v3, whole genome shotgun sequence encodes:
- the LOC104086422 gene encoding G-type lectin S-receptor-like serine/threonine-protein kinase RLK1, with protein sequence MVSFLFYVLLFLFLFPLHNLAQNNGRVATSTSLTATDETTPWFSPSGDFAFGFQKLQDKDQFLLCIWYANIRENTIVWHANISNPVPRGSRLQLDSQNGLILSDAQGNTIWRTDSLFGNIDHGFMNDTGNFVIMGNDSTDPLWESFRNPTDTLLPSQTLERGSFLVSQRSEANFSQGRFYLRMIDNGNLILVTQSVPSNSDYDDAYYNSQTFDETNVTNSGDKLVFEENGMMYVLKRNNQRQFLTPRSIPSASENYHRVTLNFDGVLTHYYRSRSSNRSGWNILWSQPDNICFNIFGGGIGACGYNNVCNLGTNKRPVCNCPKGYSLLDPNDTYGNCKPDSAVSCDEVGRGSPEDLYSFITVRDTDWPTSDFQKLSPSTEQDCQRFCLNDCFCAVAIYRSDSCWKKKLPLWNGRIDTSLNAKAFIKIRKGGVPPLSPGLPNPGSRQSKNWRNWAVVSSTLLGSSVLVNVVFIGVFCWGFFHVYKKKAKTFRPASHVPDSICHSFTYKELVEATNEFKDELGRGAFGIVYKGVMPICSRNVVAVKKLDRVAHETEKEFMNEVNVISQTHHKNLVRLLGYCNEGPHRLLVYEYMSNGTLASYLFCDQKPTWSQRTKVAMGIARGLAYLHEECSTQIIHCDIKPQNILLDDYYVARISDFGLSKLLRINQSRTLTNIRGTRGYVAPEWFRNSQVTVKVDVYSFGVLLLEIITCRKSLENEESYGPEAILTDWVLDCFQEGKFEALVETDTEALNDKKQLERFVMVGIWCIQEDSSMRPTMRKVTQMLDGSVEVTTPPCPYTFSTTI